One part of the Streptococcus sp. oral taxon 431 genome encodes these proteins:
- a CDS encoding APC family permease, producing the protein MKKDQHQLNWLMVSLIAFNMVWGLGNVVNNYSQQGISVVVSWILILALYFIPYSLIVGQLGSTFKESGSGVSDWVEKTSTKRLAYFAAWTYWVVHIPYLAQKPQGILIPLGWALQGNGQFLKQIDIHWIVILCLLIFGLFLYLSTKGLTTLKVIGSLAGSAMLIMSLLFVLLAVGLPFIKPDIQFATPHMDQLSTYIPNFDFSYFTTISLLVFAVGGCEKISPYVNQTRNPAKEFPKGMIVMAIMVGLSAILGSVAMGMLFDGNNIPEDLMRNGAYQAFQMLGNSWGVGNLFVVIYALTNMVGQIAALAFSIDAPLQILLNNADENYIPSWLRKRTEKGVLINGYLLTGVLVSLIIILPIFGIQEIDGLVKWMTNLNSIVMPMRYLWVFLAYMMLNRAWKTYKNAEYKFVNNPKLGFVIGTWCFLFTAFACILGMVPKISYAENPTAWQFSLLTNILTPIILIGLGVILPVLAKKEQKKQIK; encoded by the coding sequence CAACATGGTTTGGGGGCTAGGAAACGTCGTCAACAACTATTCTCAACAGGGAATTTCAGTCGTCGTATCTTGGATTTTAATCCTCGCACTCTACTTCATCCCTTATTCCCTCATCGTTGGACAACTAGGTTCTACCTTTAAGGAAAGCGGAAGTGGTGTTAGTGACTGGGTTGAAAAAACATCAACCAAACGTTTAGCCTACTTTGCTGCTTGGACCTACTGGGTTGTGCATATCCCTTATCTCGCACAAAAACCTCAAGGAATTCTAATTCCGCTTGGTTGGGCCTTGCAAGGTAACGGACAGTTTCTAAAACAGATTGACATCCACTGGATTGTTATTCTCTGTTTACTAATCTTTGGACTTTTCCTCTACCTTTCTACAAAAGGATTGACAACACTGAAAGTCATCGGTAGCTTGGCAGGAAGTGCTATGTTGATTATGTCTTTACTCTTTGTGCTTTTGGCTGTCGGTCTGCCTTTCATCAAGCCAGATATTCAGTTTGCGACACCACACATGGATCAACTGAGCACTTACATTCCAAACTTTGATTTTTCTTATTTTACAACCATCTCACTACTGGTCTTTGCAGTTGGTGGTTGTGAAAAAATTTCCCCTTATGTGAATCAAACTCGCAATCCTGCAAAAGAATTTCCAAAAGGTATGATTGTCATGGCCATCATGGTAGGACTCTCTGCTATCCTTGGTTCAGTTGCCATGGGAATGCTATTTGATGGTAATAACATCCCTGAAGACCTCATGCGTAATGGCGCTTATCAAGCCTTCCAAATGTTAGGAAATTCTTGGGGAGTTGGAAACCTATTTGTCGTGATTTACGCTCTTACAAATATGGTCGGACAAATAGCGGCACTTGCCTTCTCTATTGACGCACCATTGCAAATCCTTCTCAATAACGCTGACGAAAACTACATCCCAAGCTGGCTTCGTAAACGTACTGAAAAAGGTGTCCTCATTAACGGCTACCTCCTTACAGGCGTCCTCGTTAGCCTTATCATCATCCTTCCAATTTTTGGTATTCAGGAAATTGACGGACTTGTAAAATGGATGACCAACCTCAATTCTATAGTAATGCCAATGCGTTACCTCTGGGTATTCCTTGCCTATATGATGCTCAACCGTGCTTGGAAAACATACAAAAATGCGGAATACAAGTTTGTGAACAATCCTAAACTTGGCTTTGTTATCGGTACTTGGTGCTTCCTCTTTACTGCCTTTGCTTGTATCCTTGGTATGGTTCCAAAAATTAGCTATGCTGAGAATCCAACTGCTTGGCAATTCTCTCTGCTTACAAATATCTTGACACCAATTATTCTGATTGGTCTAGGAGTTATTCTACCAGTACTTGCCAAAAAAGAACAAAAGAAACAAATCAAATAA
- the dnaB gene encoding replicative DNA helicase codes for MAEVEELRVQPQDILAEQSVLGAIFIDETKLVFVREYIDSQDFFKYAHRLIFQAMVDLSDRGDAIDATTVRTILDSQGDLQTIGGLSYLVEIVNSVPTSANAEYYAKIVAEKAMLRRLISKLTESVNLAYEASQPADEIIARAEKGLIDVSENANRNGFKNIRDVLNINFGNLEARSQQTSDITGIATGYRDLDHMTTGLHEEELIILAARPAVGKTAFALNIAQNIGTKLDKTVAIFSLEMGAESLVDRMLAAEGLVESHSIRTGQLTEEEWRKYTIAQGNLANASIYIDDTPGIRITEIRSRSRKLAQETGNLGLILIDYLQLITGTGRENRQQEVSEISRQLKILAKELKVPVIALSQLSRGVEQRQDKRPVLSDIRESGSIEQDADIVAFLYRDDYYERGGEEEEGIPNNKVEVIIEKNRSGARGTVELIFQKEYNKFSSISKMEEPR; via the coding sequence ATGGCAGAAGTTGAAGAGCTGCGTGTTCAGCCTCAAGATATTCTGGCAGAACAATCTGTGTTAGGAGCCATTTTTATTGATGAGACTAAACTCGTTTTTGTCCGAGAATATATCGATTCACAGGACTTCTTTAAGTATGCTCACCGTTTGATTTTTCAAGCTATGGTTGATTTGTCTGATCGTGGAGATGCTATTGATGCAACCACAGTTCGGACTATACTAGATAGCCAAGGTGATTTACAAACTATCGGAGGCTTGTCTTATCTGGTTGAGATTGTCAATTCAGTGCCAACCTCTGCTAATGCGGAATACTATGCTAAAATTGTAGCAGAAAAGGCTATGCTTCGACGTCTGATTTCTAAGTTGACAGAGTCTGTAAACCTAGCCTATGAAGCTTCTCAACCTGCTGACGAAATTATCGCTCGTGCAGAAAAAGGCTTGATTGATGTCAGTGAGAATGCCAATCGAAATGGTTTTAAAAATATTCGCGATGTATTGAATATTAACTTTGGAAATCTAGAAGCTCGTTCGCAACAGACTTCAGATATCACGGGTATTGCGACAGGCTATCGAGATTTAGATCATATGACGACAGGTCTGCATGAGGAAGAATTGATTATTTTGGCAGCTCGTCCTGCGGTTGGTAAGACAGCCTTTGCTTTGAATATTGCGCAAAATATCGGAACCAAACTCGATAAGACAGTTGCTATTTTCTCTCTGGAAATGGGTGCGGAAAGCTTGGTCGATCGTATGTTGGCTGCGGAAGGCTTGGTAGAGTCACATTCTATCCGTACGGGTCAATTGACCGAGGAAGAATGGCGTAAGTATACGATTGCTCAGGGTAATCTGGCTAATGCAAGTATCTATATTGATGATACACCTGGGATTCGGATCACAGAAATTCGCTCCCGTTCCCGTAAACTGGCTCAAGAAACAGGGAATTTAGGTTTGATTTTAATTGACTATCTCCAACTTATCACAGGAACTGGTCGGGAAAATCGTCAACAAGAAGTATCTGAAATTTCGCGTCAGTTGAAAATCTTAGCGAAAGAACTCAAAGTTCCAGTTATAGCTCTCAGTCAGCTGTCCCGTGGAGTTGAACAACGTCAAGATAAGAGACCAGTCTTGTCTGATATTCGTGAATCTGGATCTATCGAGCAGGATGCAGATATCGTAGCCTTCCTCTATCGTGATGATTATTATGAGCGTGGTGGTGAAGAAGAGGAAGGCATTCCAAATAATAAGGTAGAAGTGATTATCGAGAAAAACCGTAGCGGTGCACGTGGAACGGTAGAATTGATTTTCCAAAAAGAATATAATAAATTTTCAAGTATTTCGAAGATGGAGGAACCAAGATGA
- a CDS encoding ISL3 family transposase has translation MEQLHFITKLLDIKDPNIQILDVINRDTHKEIIAKLDYDAPSCLECGGQMKKYDFQKPSKIPYLETTGMPTRILLKKRRFKCYHCSKMIVAETSIVKKNHQIPHIINQKIAQKLIEKTSMTDIAHQLSISTSTVIRKLNDFHFKHDFSRLPEIMSWDEYAFTKGKMSFIAQDFDQLNIITVLEGRTQAIIRNHFLRYDRAVRCRVKIITMDMFNPYYNLAKQLFPNAKIVLDRFHIVQHLSRAISRVRVQIMNQFDRKSHQYKAIKRYWKLIQQDSRKLSDKRFYRPTFRMHLTNKEILDKLLSYSEDLKHHYDLYQLLLFHFQNKEPKKFFGLIEDNLKKVHPLFQTVFKTFLKDKEKIVNALQLPYSNAKLEATNNLIKLIKRNAFGFRNFDNFKKRIFIALNIKMERTTIVLSRC, from the coding sequence ATGGAACAATTACATTTTATCACAAAACTACTCGATATTAAAGACCCTAATATCCAGATTCTAGATGTTATCAATAGGGATACACACAAGGAAATCATCGCTAAACTGGACTATGACGCCCCATCTTGCCTTGAGTGCGGAGGTCAAATGAAGAAATATGATTTTCAAAAACCGTCGAAAATTCCTTACCTCGAGACGACTGGTATGCCTACCAGAATTCTTCTTAAAAAGCGTCGTTTTAAGTGCTATCATTGCTCGAAAATGATAGTCGCTGAAACTTCTATCGTTAAGAAGAATCATCAAATTCCTCATATTATCAACCAAAAGATTGCTCAAAAGTTGATTGAAAAGACTTCTATGACTGATATTGCACATCAGCTATCCATTTCAACTTCAACTGTCATTCGTAAGCTCAATGACTTTCACTTTAAGCATGATTTTTCTCGTCTTCCAGAGATTATGTCTTGGGACGAGTATGCCTTTACCAAGGGAAAGATGAGTTTTATCGCACAAGATTTTGATCAGCTCAATATCATTACTGTTCTTGAGGGAAGAACACAAGCTATCATCCGCAATCACTTTCTGCGCTACGATAGAGCGGTCCGATGTCGAGTGAAAATCATTACTATGGATATGTTTAATCCTTACTATAACTTGGCTAAACAGCTTTTTCCTAATGCAAAAATTGTACTTGATCGTTTCCACATTGTTCAGCACTTAAGCCGAGCTATAAGTCGAGTTCGTGTTCAAATTATGAACCAATTCGATAGAAAATCCCATCAATACAAGGCTATCAAGCGCTACTGGAAGCTCATCCAACAAGATAGCCGTAAATTGAGTGATAAGCGATTTTATCGCCCTACTTTTCGTATGCACTTGACGAATAAAGAGATTCTAGACAAGCTTTTAAGCTATTCCGAAGACTTGAAACACCACTATGATCTCTATCAACTATTGCTTTTTCACTTTCAGAATAAAGAGCCTAAGAAATTTTTCGGACTTATTGAAGACAATCTAAAAAAGGTTCATCCTCTTTTTCAGACTGTCTTTAAGACATTTCTAAAGGACAAGGAGAAAATCGTCAACGCCCTTCAATTACCTTATTCCAACGCTAAATTGGAAGCGACTAATAATCTCATTAAACTCATCAAACGAAATGCTTTTGGTTTTAGGAACTTTGACAACTTTAAGAAACGAATTTTCATCGCTCTGAATATAAAAATGGAGAGGACAACGATTGTCCTCTCCAGATGTTAG
- a CDS encoding DHH family phosphoesterase translates to MKKNEINPFFMYLIAMVTFTIMTILIVLVKDNLITIASLFLFIVFYVLLFNFQKKYYKKTDIEQIQYVNHQATDSLSALLEQMPVGVVKLNMDSSEIEWFNPYAELILTTEDGEIDFPQFQKILKSSISTPGAYAIIGEKRYAVHLDRNSGVLYFFDVSGEYEATAELVTSRPVIGIISVDNYDDLENETSESDISHINSFVANFVSEFAGKHAMFSRRVSMDRFYLFTDYTVLDHLMQDKFSVIDTFREEAKQRNLPLTMSIGVSYGDGNHDQIGKVALLNLNLAEVRGGDQVVVKENDETKNPIYFGGGSAASVKRTRTRTRAMMTAISDKLKSVDRVFVVGHKNLDMDALGSAVGMQLFSSNVLEDSYVVYDPTQMSPDIARAINYLEEEGVSKLLPLGQAMTMVTKRSLLVMVDHSKTALTLSKEFYDLFTQTIVIDHHRRDQDFPDNAVITYIESGASSASELVTELIQFQNSNKKRLSRIQASVLMGGMMLDTKNFTSRVTSRTFDVASYLRTRGSDSIVIQEISATDFEEYRLVNELILQGQMVQPSILVAQALEDKEYDTVVISKAADAMLAMSGIEASFVVAKNSQGAISISARSRSKINVQRIMEELGGGGHFNLAAARLTDMSLQEAGDKLKTVIFNETKEKESEE, encoded by the coding sequence ATGAAAAAAAATGAAATAAATCCCTTTTTTATGTATCTGATTGCTATGGTAACCTTTACGATTATGACCATTTTGATTGTGTTAGTAAAGGATAATCTTATCACTATAGCAAGTCTATTTTTATTTATCGTATTCTATGTTCTGCTATTTAATTTCCAGAAAAAATATTACAAAAAAACGGATATCGAGCAAATCCAGTATGTCAATCATCAGGCTACGGATAGTTTGAGTGCTCTGTTGGAGCAAATGCCTGTCGGGGTTGTTAAATTAAATATGGACAGTAGTGAGATTGAATGGTTCAATCCCTATGCGGAATTAATTTTGACAACTGAGGATGGAGAAATTGATTTTCCTCAATTTCAAAAGATTTTAAAGAGTTCGATTTCTACTCCAGGGGCTTATGCCATTATTGGGGAGAAACGTTATGCAGTGCATTTAGATAGAAATTCAGGTGTCTTATACTTTTTTGATGTTTCTGGTGAGTATGAGGCGACTGCTGAGCTTGTGACAAGTAGACCGGTAATCGGGATTATCTCAGTTGATAACTATGATGATTTGGAAAATGAAACGTCTGAATCAGACATTAGTCATATTAATAGCTTTGTTGCAAATTTTGTTTCAGAATTTGCTGGGAAACATGCCATGTTTTCTCGTAGAGTGAGTATGGATCGGTTTTATCTATTTACTGACTACACTGTACTTGATCACTTGATGCAGGATAAGTTTTCTGTAATTGATACCTTTCGTGAGGAAGCTAAGCAACGGAATTTACCACTAACGATGAGTATAGGAGTTTCCTATGGTGATGGGAATCATGACCAGATTGGGAAGGTTGCTCTCCTCAATCTCAACTTAGCCGAAGTTCGTGGTGGTGACCAAGTAGTTGTAAAAGAGAATGATGAAACCAAAAATCCAATCTACTTTGGAGGCGGTTCAGCAGCATCTGTTAAACGAACTCGGACACGAACTCGTGCCATGATGACAGCTATCTCAGACAAACTTAAAAGTGTCGATCGAGTTTTTGTGGTTGGTCATAAGAATCTTGACATGGATGCTCTTGGCTCAGCGGTTGGGATGCAGTTGTTTTCGAGTAATGTTCTAGAAGATAGTTATGTGGTTTATGATCCTACACAGATGTCTCCAGACATTGCTCGAGCTATCAACTATTTGGAAGAGGAGGGTGTTTCAAAACTTCTTCCTTTAGGACAGGCTATGACAATGGTTACCAAACGTTCTTTGCTTGTGATGGTTGACCATTCCAAGACAGCTTTAACCCTATCCAAAGAGTTTTATGACTTGTTTACCCAGACGATTGTTATTGACCATCACCGTCGGGACCAAGATTTTCCAGATAATGCGGTCATTACCTATATTGAGAGCGGTGCTAGCAGTGCCAGCGAGCTGGTTACGGAGTTGATTCAATTTCAAAACTCTAATAAGAAACGTTTGAGTCGCATTCAGGCTAGTGTTCTTATGGGGGGAATGATGTTGGATACTAAAAATTTCACCTCTCGGGTAACTAGTCGAACTTTTGATGTTGCAAGTTATCTCAGAACGAGAGGGAGTGATAGCATTGTCATTCAGGAAATTTCGGCCACTGATTTTGAAGAATATCGATTGGTAAATGAACTCATTTTGCAGGGGCAAATGGTACAGCCATCAATCCTGGTTGCTCAAGCTTTGGAGGATAAAGAGTACGATACGGTTGTTATTAGTAAGGCTGCTGATGCTATGCTTGCCATGTCTGGTATAGAGGCCAGCTTTGTAGTTGCTAAGAATAGTCAAGGAGCAATCTCCATTTCTGCGCGAAGCAGAAGTAAGATCAATGTCCAGCGAATTATGGAAGAGTTAGGTGGCGGTGGTCACTTTAACTTAGCTGCGGCACGTTTGACAGATATGAGCCTGCAAGAAGCAGGAGATAAACTGAAAACAGTTATTTTTAATGAAACAAAAGAAAAGGAGTCAGAAGAATGA
- a CDS encoding Veg family protein — protein MTDAFTDVAKMKKIKEEIKAHEGQVVEMTLENGRKRQKNRLGKLIEVYPSLFIVEFGNVEGDKQANVYVESFTYSDILTEKNLIHYLD, from the coding sequence ATGACAGACGCATTTACAGATGTGGCTAAAATGAAAAAAATCAAAGAAGAAATTAAGGCGCATGAGGGACAAGTGGTAGAAATGACCTTAGAAAATGGTCGTAAACGCCAAAAAAATCGTTTGGGAAAGCTAATTGAAGTTTATCCATCGCTCTTCATCGTTGAGTTTGGAAATGTTGAAGGAGACAAACAGGCAAATGTCTATGTTGAATCTTTCACCTATTCAGATATTTTAACAGAAAAGAACTTAATTCATTATTTAGATTAA
- the polA gene encoding DNA polymerase I has protein sequence MDKKKLLLIDGSSVAFRAFFALYQQLDRFKNDNGLHTNAIYGFHLMLNHLLERVQPSHILVAFDAGKTTFRTEMYADYKGGRAKTPDEFREQFPFIRELLDHLGIRHYELAQYEADDIIGTLGRLAEKDSFDVTIVSGDKDLIQLTDEHTVVEISKKGVAEFEAFTPDYLMEKMGITPTQFIDLKALMGDKSDNIPGVTKIGEKTGIKLLLEHGSLEGIYENIDSMKASKMKENLINDKEQAFLSKTLATIDTKAPIEIGLDDLVYSGPNVESLGKFYDEMGFKQLKQALNASQTNQAETLNFTMVDKVTEDMLSADSIFHFELFGENYHTDDLVGFAWSCGDKLYATDKLKLLQNPILKDFLEKTPLKVYDFKKAKVLLNRFGLNLQAPAFDSRLAKYLLSTVENNEISTIASLYGQTYLVDDETFYGKGVKKAIPERETFLEHLARKVAVLVETEPVLLEKLSENGQLNLLYDIEQPLAFVLAKMEIAGIKVKKETLLEMQAENELVIEKLTQEIYELAGEEFNINSPKQLGELLFEKLGLPLEYTKKTKTGYSTAVDVLERLAPIAPIVKKILDYRQIAKIQSTYVIGLQDWILADGKIHTRYVQDLTQTGRLSSVDPNLQNIPVRLEQGRLIRKAFVPEWEDSVLLSSDYSQIELRVLAHISKDEHLIKAFQEGADIHTSTAMRVFGIERPEDVTPNDRRNAKAVNFGVVYGISDFGLSNNLGISRKEAKAYIDTYFERFPGIKNYMDEVVREARDKGYVDTLFKRRRELPDINSRNFNIRGFAERTAINSPIQGSAADILKIAMIQLDKALVEGGYQTKMLLQVHDEIVLEVPKSELAAIKKLVKQTMEEAIQLSVPLIADENEGVTWYEAK, from the coding sequence ATGGACAAGAAAAAATTACTACTAATTGATGGTTCTTCAGTTGCTTTCCGAGCATTTTTTGCACTTTACCAGCAACTAGATCGTTTTAAAAATGACAATGGACTACATACCAATGCAATCTACGGATTTCATCTGATGTTAAATCACCTACTGGAGCGTGTTCAACCGAGTCATATCTTGGTTGCTTTTGATGCGGGGAAGACGACTTTCCGTACAGAGATGTATGCAGACTATAAGGGTGGTCGTGCCAAGACTCCAGATGAGTTTCGTGAGCAATTTCCTTTTATTCGTGAGTTGCTAGACCATCTTGGGATTCGTCATTATGAGTTAGCTCAGTATGAAGCAGATGATATCATCGGGACTCTGGGTCGTTTGGCTGAAAAGGATTCTTTTGATGTAACAATCGTCAGCGGAGATAAAGACTTAATCCAGTTGACAGATGAGCATACTGTGGTTGAGATTTCTAAGAAAGGTGTAGCTGAGTTTGAGGCCTTTACGCCAGACTATCTCATGGAAAAGATGGGCATCACACCAACTCAGTTCATTGATCTTAAAGCCCTCATGGGAGATAAGTCAGATAATATCCCTGGAGTAACCAAGATTGGTGAAAAGACTGGTATCAAGCTCTTGTTAGAACACGGATCGCTGGAAGGTATTTATGAAAATATCGATAGCATGAAGGCTTCCAAGATGAAGGAAAATCTCATAAATGACAAGGAACAAGCTTTTCTGTCTAAAACACTAGCTACCATCGACACGAAAGCGCCAATCGAGATAGGTCTAGATGATTTGGTCTATAGTGGTCCAAATGTGGAAAGTTTAGGTAAATTCTACGATGAGATGGGCTTTAAACAGCTCAAGCAAGCCTTGAATGCTTCTCAGACTAACCAAGCTGAGACTTTGAATTTCACCATGGTTGACAAAGTGACTGAAGATATGCTGAGTGCCGACTCTATCTTTCACTTTGAACTTTTTGGTGAAAACTACCATACAGATGATTTGGTTGGTTTTGCTTGGTCTTGTGGGGACAAGCTATACGCTACAGATAAGTTGAAACTTTTGCAGAATCCGATTCTCAAAGATTTTCTAGAAAAAACACCTCTGAAAGTGTATGACTTTAAGAAAGCTAAAGTTCTCTTAAATCGTTTTGGTTTGAATTTACAGGCTCCAGCTTTTGACAGTCGCTTGGCCAAATACCTTCTCTCTACTGTCGAGAATAATGAAATTTCAACCATCGCTAGTCTCTACGGCCAAACTTATTTGGTTGATGATGAGACCTTCTACGGTAAGGGGGTCAAGAAAGCTATCCCTGAGAGAGAGACCTTCTTGGAGCACTTGGCTCGTAAGGTTGCTGTATTGGTTGAGACGGAGCCTGTTTTACTTGAAAAATTAAGTGAAAACGGACAGTTAAACCTTCTCTATGATATTGAGCAGCCTCTGGCCTTTGTTCTTGCTAAGATGGAAATCGCTGGGATTAAGGTTAAAAAAGAAACTCTACTTGAGATGCAAGCTGAAAATGAGCTTGTCATTGAAAAGTTGACTCAAGAGATTTATGAATTGGCTGGTGAGGAGTTTAATATCAACTCACCTAAACAGTTGGGCGAACTACTTTTTGAAAAGCTAGGTCTTCCTCTCGAATATACCAAGAAAACCAAGACAGGTTATTCGACAGCCGTGGATGTCTTGGAGCGTCTGGCTCCTATTGCGCCGATTGTTAAGAAAATTTTAGATTATCGTCAGATTGCTAAGATTCAATCCACTTATGTGATTGGTTTGCAGGATTGGATTTTAGCGGATGGCAAGATTCACACGCGCTATGTGCAGGATTTGACTCAGACAGGGCGTCTGTCTAGTGTCGATCCAAACTTGCAAAATATTCCTGTTCGTTTGGAACAAGGTCGCCTCATTCGTAAGGCTTTCGTGCCAGAGTGGGAGGATAGTGTCCTTCTCAGCTCTGACTACTCACAGATTGAATTGCGAGTTTTGGCGCATATCTCTAAAGATGAGCACTTAATCAAGGCTTTCCAAGAGGGAGCTGATATCCATACCTCGACAGCCATGCGGGTCTTTGGAATTGAGCGTCCTGAAGATGTGACTCCAAACGATCGTCGCAATGCCAAGGCTGTCAACTTTGGAGTGGTTTACGGAATTTCAGACTTTGGTTTATCGAATAATCTGGGCATCAGTCGTAAAGAGGCTAAGGCCTACATTGATACCTACTTTGAACGCTTCCCAGGGATCAAAAACTACATGGATGAAGTCGTTCGTGAGGCGCGTGATAAGGGTTACGTGGATACTCTCTTCAAACGTCGTCGTGAGTTGCCAGATATCAATTCGCGTAACTTTAACATTCGTGGTTTTGCGGAACGTACAGCTATCAACTCCCCTATCCAAGGTTCGGCTGCAGATATTCTCAAAATCGCTATGATTCAACTAGATAAAGCATTGGTAGAGGGTGGTTATCAGACTAAGATGCTTCTACAAGTACACGATGAAATTGTTCTTGAAGTGCCTAAGTCAGAATTAGCTGCCATAAAAAAACTCGTCAAACAAACCATGGAAGAAGCCATTCAACTCAGTGTACCCCTGATTGCTGATGAAAATGAAGGCGTGACTTGGTATGAAGCCAAATAA
- a CDS encoding N-acetylmuramoyl-L-alanine amidase family protein — protein MTFTKAGHKKGTFLRKTAVGSASLLLAGAFLFGGGTVHANQANNGSLARGDDYPYYYKNGSQKIDKWRMYSGQCTSFAAFRLSSVNGFELPAAYGNANQWGYRAQKEGYRVDQQPAIGAIAWSTRGQYGHVAWVSNVIGDMIEIEEYNYDYTETYHSRIVKASSMTGFIHFKDVGNASVGHHQSLLAFSGTHHFTEKSAIMDQPSLTSTVIDYYEAGMSVHYDQTFEKEGYKWISYISRSGNRRYIPLTKTGSSKNGWAKEGTSWYYYENGQIAVGWKKINGNWYHLQADGRMTTGWLKDGSNWYYLKSSGEMQTGWLKDKGIWYYLESSGAMKTSQWFQVSGKHYYVNASGELAVNTTIDGFQVDGDGVRVEKPVS, from the coding sequence ATGACATTTACTAAAGCAGGACATAAAAAGGGAACTTTTCTTAGAAAGACAGCTGTAGGATCAGCTTCACTATTACTAGCAGGAGCTTTTTTGTTTGGTGGAGGAACTGTTCATGCCAACCAGGCAAACAATGGATCACTGGCACGAGGAGATGATTATCCCTATTATTATAAAAATGGAAGTCAAAAAATTGATAAGTGGCGTATGTACTCGGGACAATGCACCTCTTTTGCTGCTTTTCGTTTAAGTAGTGTCAATGGTTTTGAACTACCAGCTGCTTATGGAAACGCTAATCAATGGGGTTATCGAGCCCAAAAAGAAGGCTATCGGGTGGACCAGCAACCAGCAATTGGTGCGATTGCTTGGAGTACAAGAGGGCAGTACGGTCACGTAGCCTGGGTATCTAATGTGATTGGAGACATGATTGAAATCGAGGAGTACAATTATGATTATACAGAAACATATCATAGTAGAATTGTAAAGGCGAGTTCTATGACTGGTTTCATTCACTTTAAAGATGTAGGGAATGCTAGTGTAGGGCATCATCAGTCTCTACTAGCTTTCAGTGGAACTCATCACTTCACAGAAAAATCTGCTATTATGGATCAGCCATCATTGACATCTACTGTTATCGATTACTACGAAGCTGGAATGAGTGTTCATTATGATCAAACCTTTGAAAAAGAAGGCTATAAATGGATTAGTTATATTTCACGAAGTGGAAACAGACGTTATATCCCCTTAACTAAAACAGGTAGCTCTAAAAATGGTTGGGCAAAAGAGGGAACAAGTTGGTACTACTATGAAAATGGTCAGATAGCCGTCGGTTGGAAGAAGATTAATGGGAACTGGTATCATTTGCAAGCTGATGGTAGAATGACGACAGGTTGGTTAAAAGATGGTTCGAATTGGTATTACTTGAAGTCATCTGGTGAAATGCAGACAGGTTGGTTGAAGGATAAGGGTATTTGGTATTATCTGGAAAGTTCTGGAGCTATGAAAACCAGCCAGTGGTTCCAGGTTTCAGGAAAACATTACTATGTAAATGCATCTGGAGAATTGGCAGTAAATACTACTATCGATGGATTTCAAGTTGATGGCGATGGAGTTCGAGTAGAAAAACCAGTCTCATAA
- the rplI gene encoding 50S ribosomal protein L9: MKVIFLADVKGKGKKGEIKEVPTGYAQNFLIKKNLAKEATAQAIGELRGKQKSEEKAHAEMLAEAKEIKAKLEAEETIVEFVEKVGPDGRTFGSITNKKIAEELQKQFGIKIDKRHIQVQSPIRAVGLIDVPVKIYQDVTSVINLRVKEA, encoded by the coding sequence ATGAAAGTAATCTTTTTAGCAGATGTTAAAGGTAAAGGGAAAAAAGGTGAAATTAAGGAAGTGCCAACTGGATATGCACAAAACTTTTTAATTAAGAAAAACCTTGCTAAGGAAGCTACAGCTCAAGCCATTGGTGAGTTGCGTGGTAAGCAAAAATCAGAAGAAAAAGCACATGCAGAGATGCTTGCAGAAGCGAAGGAAATTAAAGCGAAACTGGAAGCAGAGGAAACCATCGTTGAGTTTGTTGAAAAGGTTGGTCCAGATGGACGTACATTTGGATCTATTACCAACAAGAAAATTGCAGAAGAATTACAAAAACAATTTGGTATTAAAATTGATAAACGCCACATTCAAGTTCAATCACCAATCCGAGCAGTTGGTTTGATTGATGTTCCGGTGAAGATTTATCAAGATGTGACAAGTGTAATCAATCTTCGTGTCAAGGAAGCTTAA